The following proteins come from a genomic window of Gemmatimonadaceae bacterium:
- a CDS encoding copper-translocating P-type ATPase, translating to MHPEIVRDAPGACPICGMALEPRSALTAEEEENPELHDMTRRFWLATLFTIPLLLLAMSEYVPPLQSLRASLMSIRAWTVMELLLATPVCIWAAWPFYERAVHSVRNRSLNMFTLIGLGVSVAYVYSVVATLIPGIFPGSFRDRSGEVAVYFEAAGVIVTLILLGQVLELRARTATGAAIRKLLGLAPTTARRIRADGSEEDVPLAVVQVGDRLRIRPGEKVPVDGIVLDGASSIDESMVTGESIPVEKHANDRVVGATVNGTGALVMQAEKVGADTLLSRIVALVADAQRSRAPIQKLADAVAGYFVPVVVGIAVVTFVVWSLVGPEPRMAHALINAVAVVIIACPCALGLATPMSIMVATGQGATMGVLFRNAEAIEVMRKVDTLVVDKTGTLTEGKPRLMSVLPVPAIDEEALLRLAATLERGSEHPLADAIVSGSEARGVKLGEASQFESITGKGVRGTVDGRAVALGNRALIDQLGVALGPLAEKAEALRVGGQTVMFVVIDGEPAGLIGVADPVKESTPEAIRALHDEGIRIVMLTGDSRTTAAAVARQLKIDEVIAEVLPDQKIDVVKRLQKDGRFVAMAGDGINDAPALAQAQVGIAMGTGTDVAMESASVTLVKGDLRGIIRARRLSRNTMRNIRQNLFFAFIYNALGVPIAAGVLYPFFGVLLSPIIAAAAMSFSSVSVVGNALRLRRIA from the coding sequence ATGCACCCGGAGATTGTCCGCGATGCGCCGGGTGCCTGCCCGATCTGCGGCATGGCGCTCGAGCCGCGCTCGGCGCTGACCGCCGAGGAGGAAGAGAATCCCGAGCTTCACGACATGACTCGACGGTTCTGGCTTGCGACGCTCTTCACCATACCGCTGCTCCTGCTCGCGATGAGCGAGTACGTTCCTCCGCTCCAGAGTCTGCGCGCGTCGCTCATGTCGATCCGGGCCTGGACGGTCATGGAGCTCCTGCTGGCGACGCCCGTGTGCATCTGGGCCGCATGGCCGTTCTATGAGCGCGCCGTGCATTCGGTGAGGAACCGCAGCCTGAACATGTTCACTCTCATCGGGCTCGGCGTCTCCGTTGCATACGTCTACAGCGTGGTGGCGACCCTGATTCCGGGGATCTTTCCGGGATCATTCCGTGACCGGTCAGGCGAGGTCGCGGTATACTTCGAGGCGGCCGGCGTCATCGTGACGTTGATCCTGCTGGGGCAGGTCCTCGAGCTTCGGGCTCGCACTGCGACCGGCGCGGCCATTCGCAAGCTCCTTGGCCTCGCTCCGACCACGGCGCGCCGCATTCGGGCAGATGGAAGCGAGGAAGACGTTCCGCTGGCGGTCGTGCAGGTTGGCGACCGGCTTCGGATCAGGCCCGGAGAGAAGGTCCCGGTTGATGGCATCGTGCTCGATGGCGCGAGCTCGATCGACGAGTCGATGGTCACTGGCGAGTCGATACCAGTTGAGAAGCATGCCAACGATCGCGTCGTTGGAGCGACCGTCAATGGGACGGGCGCCCTCGTCATGCAAGCCGAGAAAGTGGGCGCGGACACGCTCCTCTCACGCATAGTCGCCCTGGTGGCGGACGCCCAACGAAGCCGTGCACCCATCCAGAAGCTTGCAGACGCTGTCGCAGGTTACTTCGTCCCAGTCGTCGTTGGCATCGCCGTCGTCACGTTCGTGGTGTGGAGCCTCGTTGGTCCTGAGCCACGAATGGCGCACGCGCTCATCAACGCGGTCGCCGTCGTCATCATCGCCTGCCCCTGTGCCCTCGGGCTCGCGACTCCGATGTCGATCATGGTCGCGACTGGCCAGGGTGCGACCATGGGCGTCCTCTTTCGCAACGCCGAGGCGATCGAGGTGATGCGCAAGGTGGATACACTGGTCGTGGACAAGACCGGAACCCTCACTGAGGGCAAGCCGAGGCTGATGTCCGTGCTGCCCGTTCCGGCGATCGACGAGGAGGCGCTTCTTCGTCTCGCCGCGACTCTCGAACGAGGAAGTGAGCACCCGCTTGCGGACGCCATCGTTTCAGGGAGCGAGGCTCGTGGTGTGAAGCTTGGCGAGGCATCGCAATTCGAGAGCATCACTGGCAAGGGCGTGCGCGGAACTGTGGACGGTCGCGCCGTCGCCCTGGGGAATCGTGCGCTCATTGACCAGCTGGGGGTCGCGCTCGGTCCGCTCGCGGAAAAGGCAGAGGCGCTGCGTGTCGGAGGACAGACAGTCATGTTCGTCGTGATCGACGGTGAGCCTGCGGGCCTCATTGGAGTCGCCGACCCTGTCAAGGAAAGCACGCCTGAGGCGATTCGCGCGCTTCACGACGAGGGCATCCGCATCGTGATGTTGACGGGAGACAGTCGCACGACAGCAGCGGCCGTGGCGAGGCAACTGAAGATCGACGAGGTGATCGCCGAGGTGCTACCAGACCAGAAGATCGATGTCGTGAAGCGCCTCCAGAAGGATGGGCGTTTCGTGGCTATGGCGGGCGACGGTATCAACGACGCTCCCGCGCTGGCGCAGGCGCAGGTCGGCATCGCCATGGGGACCGGCACTGATGTCGCGATGGAGAGTGCTTCCGTGACGCTGGTAAAGGGCGACCTCAGGGGGATCATCCGTGCTCGCCGACTGTCGCGGAACACGATGCGGAACATCAGGCAGAACCTCTTCTTTGCGTTTATCTATAACGCG